From a region of the Flavobacterium branchiarum genome:
- a CDS encoding DinB family protein — MDQTFEIIRTSRKLTSQFLDNYSLEQLNKIPEGFSNNLIWNIAHIVVTQQILVYKLSGLPMMVSDEFVGKYRKGTKPEGDISQKELEEIKSLLFETIIKTEADYNEKVFNTYNEFTTSLGFTFKSTEDAIIYNNYHEALHFGIMMSIQKFI, encoded by the coding sequence ATGGATCAAACATTTGAAATTATTCGAACAAGTAGAAAATTAACATCACAATTTTTAGATAATTATTCTTTAGAACAACTAAATAAAATTCCAGAAGGGTTTAGTAATAATCTAATTTGGAATATTGCGCATATTGTTGTCACACAGCAAATACTGGTTTATAAGTTGTCAGGTTTGCCTATGATGGTTTCGGATGAGTTTGTAGGGAAATATAGAAAAGGAACCAAGCCTGAAGGCGATATATCACAAAAAGAACTTGAGGAAATTAAATCATTACTTTTTGAAACTATAATTAAAACAGAAGCAGATTATAATGAAAAAGTGTTTAATACCTATAATGAGTTCACGACAAGCCTTGGTTTTACTTTTAAAAGCACGGAAGATGCAATAATTTATAATAACTATCATGAAGCACTCCATTTTGGAATCATGATGAGTATTCAAAAATTTATTTAA
- a CDS encoding arsenate reductase family protein, whose translation MNKIYYLASCDTCRKIIKGLPKDNDLVFHDIKQNPITETELEEMHRLAGSYEALFSKKAQLYKSMDLKNKSLTEADYKKYILEHYTFLSRPVFIIDEKIYIGNTQQNILQVMRALTK comes from the coding sequence ATGAATAAAATATACTACCTCGCTTCTTGTGATACTTGTCGCAAAATAATAAAAGGACTACCTAAAGATAATGATTTGGTATTTCATGACATTAAGCAAAACCCAATTACCGAAACTGAACTAGAAGAAATGCACCGCCTTGCAGGTAGTTACGAAGCTTTGTTTAGCAAAAAAGCACAATTGTATAAATCAATGGATTTAAAAAACAAATCATTGACCGAAGCAGATTACAAAAAATACATATTAGAACATTACACTTTCTTGAGCCGCCCTGTCTTTATTATTGATGAAAAAATATACATTGGCAACACGCAACAAAATATCTTACAGGTAATGAGAGCTTTAACCAAATAA